In Mesotoga infera, a single genomic region encodes these proteins:
- a CDS encoding fumarate hydratase: protein MDPKIVELLDLYDGPFSSVLRENAAMAKDSGLPICQDTGFLEFFVFQGNEVALEEPIIETLNSAVKNVYTDSPFRYSIVSDPLLNRKNTGDNTPVICHLFPIRGDELEIRFLVKGGGSENLSRLFMLNPSATVDELVHTVVESLRESAARGCPPLKVGIGIGGSSDKAMVLAKLALTRSFDEKHPDKDYAALEERILREVNDLEIGYQGLGTGITAYSVHIETYPTHIAIMPVGLATDCYIARKGRVIFED from the coding sequence ATGGACCCGAAGATCGTGGAACTGCTCGATCTCTATGACGGACCTTTCTCAAGCGTGCTGAGAGAAAACGCAGCAATGGCTAAGGACTCTGGACTCCCTATCTGTCAGGATACGGGATTTCTCGAGTTCTTCGTCTTTCAGGGAAACGAAGTTGCTCTGGAAGAGCCGATAATAGAAACGTTGAATTCGGCAGTCAAAAATGTATACACAGATAGCCCTTTCAGGTACTCCATTGTGTCCGATCCCCTTCTGAACAGGAAAAATACAGGTGATAACACGCCGGTCATATGCCATCTCTTTCCTATAAGGGGAGATGAGTTAGAAATCCGTTTCCTGGTTAAAGGAGGCGGCAGTGAGAATCTTTCCCGGCTTTTCATGTTGAACCCCTCGGCAACAGTGGACGAACTGGTCCACACTGTTGTAGAGTCCCTTAGGGAGAGCGCGGCCAGGGGTTGCCCACCGTTGAAGGTGGGAATTGGGATCGGTGGCAGTTCCGACAAGGCGATGGTACTTGCCAAGCTCGCGCTGACCAGATCCTTCGATGAGAAGCATCCGGATAAGGACTACGCGGCTCTTGAAGAAAGAATACTTCGAGAAGTCAACGATCTGGAGATAGGTTATCAGGGTCTGGGAACAGGGATAACCGCATACTCGGTGCACATTGAAACATATCCGACGCACATCGCCATAATGCCGGTAGGACTCGCGACG